One Chryseobacterium indoltheticum DNA segment encodes these proteins:
- a CDS encoding DUF7674 family protein, with product MKNIEKKVINEDGAIEHLKVFYPTLQQEIVQLSAQNNFAGAIQATINHMKNLLQESKINIVNHNIKMMGWLYVNGTQTVKQIIENLFVRSFTSFKKQTDTHQWNILYQYMPVSFQRIYVKQVKMDEILFKRH from the coding sequence ATGAAGAATATTGAGAAGAAAGTAATTAATGAAGATGGAGCAATTGAGCATTTAAAAGTATTCTATCCTACATTACAACAAGAAATAGTGCAACTTTCAGCACAGAATAATTTTGCAGGAGCAATTCAGGCAACTATTAATCACATGAAAAACCTTTTGCAGGAATCGAAGATTAATATTGTAAACCACAACATCAAAATGATGGGCTGGCTATATGTAAACGGAACACAAACTGTAAAACAGATTATTGAGAATCTTTTCGTAAGATCTTTCACAAGCTTTAAAAAACAAACCGACACCCATCAATGGAATATATTATATCAATATATGCCGGTAAGCTTTCAAAGAATTTATGTAAAGCAGGTAAAAATGGATGAAATCCTATTCAAGAGACACTAA